Proteins from a single region of Gordonia hongkongensis:
- a CDS encoding NAD(P)/FAD-dependent oxidoreductase — protein sequence MSASSAGVVIVGAGLGGIRVAENLRNNGFTDPITLVGAEAYPPYDRPPLSKSVLLGKDDRVDLKPAEFYEDSDITLRLGEAVTAVSPTDRTITLASGATVAYDTLVLATGLDPRPFPGLAENVRGAHVLRTYDDAVALRGEIDSASTGVVIGAGFIGCEVAAGLSARGLAVSLVEPAPTPLAVALGERIGALVSRLHVANGIDLRTGVGVAKIDVSDGRVSAVELTDGTTLPADIVVVGIGSTPVTGYLDGSGIELAAREVGGGIACDATGHTSAENVFALGDVANWLDEDGRPKRVEHWNHTVEQASVVAHQITGGDAVTASVAYFWSDQFDVKIQVLGSPRADDEVHVVDDDGKKFVAYYSRDGVLTGVVGAGKVGAVMKTRPKLQTPTPVADLL from the coding sequence ATGAGTGCATCGAGCGCGGGTGTGGTGATAGTCGGGGCCGGACTCGGCGGGATCCGGGTCGCGGAGAACCTGCGGAACAACGGCTTCACCGATCCGATCACCCTCGTCGGAGCCGAAGCGTATCCGCCGTACGACCGTCCGCCGCTGTCGAAGTCGGTGCTGCTGGGCAAGGACGACCGCGTCGATCTCAAACCCGCGGAGTTCTACGAGGACTCCGACATCACGCTGCGACTCGGTGAAGCGGTGACCGCGGTGTCACCGACGGACCGGACGATCACACTGGCCTCCGGCGCCACCGTCGCCTACGACACCCTCGTACTGGCGACCGGGCTCGATCCGCGGCCGTTTCCCGGTCTCGCAGAGAACGTCCGTGGCGCGCACGTGCTCCGCACCTACGACGACGCGGTGGCGCTGCGTGGCGAGATCGATTCCGCGAGCACCGGAGTCGTCATCGGCGCCGGCTTCATCGGATGCGAGGTGGCGGCCGGCCTCTCGGCCCGCGGACTGGCGGTCAGCCTCGTCGAACCGGCTCCGACGCCGCTCGCCGTGGCGCTGGGGGAGCGGATCGGAGCCCTGGTGTCGCGGTTGCACGTGGCCAACGGCATCGATCTGCGGACCGGGGTCGGGGTCGCGAAGATCGACGTGTCCGACGGGCGGGTCAGCGCGGTCGAACTCACCGACGGCACCACCCTGCCCGCCGACATCGTCGTCGTCGGTATCGGTTCGACCCCGGTGACCGGGTATCTGGACGGTTCGGGCATCGAACTCGCCGCGCGCGAGGTCGGGGGTGGGATCGCCTGTGATGCAACCGGACACACCAGCGCCGAGAACGTCTTCGCACTCGGCGACGTGGCGAACTGGCTCGACGAGGACGGGAGGCCGAAACGCGTCGAGCACTGGAACCACACGGTCGAGCAGGCCTCGGTCGTCGCGCACCAGATCACCGGTGGCGACGCGGTCACCGCGTCGGTCGCGTATTTCTGGAGCGACCAGTTCGACGTCAAGATCCAGGTACTCGGCTCTCCGCGCGCCGATGACGAGGTCCACGTCGTCGACGACGACGGCAAGAAGTTCGTCGCGTACTACAGCCGGGACGGCGTGCTCACCGGCGTGGTGGGCGCCGGCAAGGTGGGTGCCGTGATGAAGACCCGGCCGAAGCTGCAGACCCCCACGCCCGTGGCGGATCTGCTGTAG
- the mftC gene encoding mycofactocin radical SAM maturase (MftC is a radical SAM/SPASM enzyme that catalyzes the first two steps in biosynthesis of the electron carrier mycofactocin from the terminal Val-Tyr dipeptide of the precursor peptide MftA.): MTTIEMPPTATEFASALRAPAPTAGEVPKVGRLVDQFEKGLDAPICLTWELTYACNLACVHCLSSSGKRDPRELSTEQCKAIIDELQRMQVFYVNIGGGEPTVRPDFWELVDYATSHQVGVKFSTNGLRIDKKVAARLAASDYVDVQISLDGATAEVNDAVRGPGSFDMAVRALENLAEAGFADAKISVVMTRQNVAQLDEFKALADRYNATLRITRLRPSGRGADVWDDLHPLPHQQRELYDWLVAHGDRVLTGDSFFHLSAFGSDSGGGLPGLNLCGAGRVVCLIDPVGDVYACPFAIHENFLAGNILSDGGFQEIWQRSDLFTELREPQNAGACTKCAHFDACRGGCMAAKFFTGLPLAGPDPECVQGYGEELLAGDRTKPTANKDHSRGTPLTLMTRRPDGDLSPVASRPTKSCDENPLAGFTPAAR; this comes from the coding sequence ATGACGACCATCGAGATGCCGCCCACAGCAACCGAATTCGCGAGTGCACTCCGGGCGCCCGCGCCCACCGCAGGCGAGGTGCCGAAGGTCGGCCGGCTCGTCGACCAGTTCGAGAAGGGTCTCGACGCGCCCATCTGCCTCACCTGGGAACTGACCTATGCGTGCAACCTCGCGTGCGTGCACTGTCTGTCGTCGTCGGGCAAACGCGATCCCCGCGAGCTGTCCACCGAACAGTGCAAGGCGATCATCGACGAGCTGCAGCGGATGCAGGTCTTCTACGTCAACATCGGCGGCGGCGAACCTACCGTTCGCCCGGACTTCTGGGAGCTCGTCGACTACGCCACCAGCCATCAGGTGGGGGTGAAGTTCTCCACCAACGGCCTGCGCATCGACAAGAAGGTGGCCGCGAGACTCGCGGCGTCGGATTATGTCGACGTCCAGATCTCGCTGGACGGTGCCACCGCGGAGGTCAACGACGCGGTCCGCGGTCCGGGTTCGTTCGACATGGCCGTCCGTGCGCTGGAGAACCTGGCAGAGGCGGGTTTCGCCGACGCCAAGATCAGCGTCGTCATGACACGACAGAACGTCGCGCAACTCGACGAGTTCAAGGCGCTCGCCGACCGCTACAACGCCACGCTGCGCATCACCCGGTTGCGCCCCTCCGGCCGGGGTGCCGACGTGTGGGATGACCTGCATCCGTTGCCGCACCAGCAGCGCGAACTCTACGACTGGCTTGTCGCACACGGTGATCGAGTGCTGACGGGTGACTCGTTCTTCCATCTGTCGGCGTTCGGTTCCGATTCCGGCGGCGGCCTCCCCGGCCTCAATCTGTGTGGTGCGGGACGCGTGGTCTGCCTCATCGACCCGGTCGGCGACGTGTACGCATGCCCGTTCGCGATCCACGAGAACTTCCTCGCCGGGAACATCCTGTCCGACGGCGGATTCCAGGAGATCTGGCAGCGGTCGGACCTGTTCACCGAATTGCGCGAACCGCAGAATGCCGGCGCCTGCACGAAGTGCGCGCATTTCGACGCCTGCCGCGGCGGGTGCATGGCCGCGAAGTTCTTCACCGGCCTCCCGCTCGCCGGCCCGGACCCGGAGTGCGTGCAGGGTTACGGTGAGGAGCTCCTCGCCGGCGACCGCACGAAACCGACCGCCAACAAGGACCATTCACGCGGCACGCCGCTGACCCTGATGACCCGGCGGCCCGACGGCGACCTGAGCCCGGTGGCCTCGCGTCCCACCAAGTCCTGTGACGAGAACCCGCTCGCCGGGTTCACCCCCGCCGCGCGGTAG
- a CDS encoding ferredoxin--NADP reductase: MSDLTPHGSRSVILTVSEVIDETAEAKSIAFEVPEASPKPFTDYKPGQFLTLRIPSEQTGSVARCYSLASSPFTDPRPKVTVKRTADGYGSNWVCDNLSPGTQVEVLPPSGVFTPKSYDTPLLLIAAGSGVTPVMSILKAALEKGGAPIVFFYANRDVADVIFAAELRELLAAHPDRLTLVHWLESLQGLPSAAALATAFAPYATSHVAYMCGPGPFMDAVHKGLSDANFPHHNVHTEVYNSLSGDPFADVELGEVSEEEQAGAATVEVELDGETHTLTWPRSRTLVDIMLAAGLDAPYSCQEGECGSCACTLTEGSVDMDNAGALDPEDIEDGYILGCQAHPTSDTLKIEF; encoded by the coding sequence ATGTCTGACCTGACCCCTCACGGTTCACGCAGCGTGATCCTCACGGTGTCCGAGGTGATCGACGAGACGGCCGAGGCCAAGTCCATCGCCTTCGAGGTACCCGAGGCCTCGCCGAAGCCGTTCACCGATTACAAACCGGGGCAGTTCCTCACGCTACGGATTCCGAGCGAGCAGACCGGCTCAGTCGCGCGCTGCTACTCCCTCGCGTCGTCGCCGTTCACCGACCCGCGGCCCAAGGTGACCGTGAAGCGCACCGCCGACGGCTACGGATCCAACTGGGTGTGCGACAACCTCTCCCCCGGCACCCAGGTCGAGGTGCTGCCGCCGTCGGGCGTGTTCACCCCGAAGTCCTATGACACCCCATTGCTGCTCATCGCGGCGGGCAGCGGTGTCACGCCGGTGATGTCGATCCTCAAGGCGGCCCTCGAGAAGGGCGGCGCACCGATCGTCTTCTTCTATGCCAACCGGGACGTCGCCGACGTGATCTTCGCCGCCGAACTCCGAGAACTCCTGGCCGCCCACCCGGATCGGCTCACCCTCGTCCACTGGCTCGAATCACTCCAGGGTCTGCCGAGTGCGGCCGCTCTGGCAACGGCTTTCGCGCCCTACGCGACGTCGCACGTCGCCTACATGTGCGGACCGGGCCCGTTCATGGATGCCGTCCACAAGGGTCTGTCGGACGCGAACTTCCCGCACCACAACGTCCACACCGAGGTCTACAACTCGCTGTCCGGCGACCCGTTCGCCGACGTCGAACTCGGCGAGGTGAGTGAGGAGGAGCAGGCGGGTGCCGCCACCGTCGAGGTGGAGCTCGACGGTGAGACCCACACCCTGACCTGGCCTCGCTCACGAACTCTCGTCGACATCATGCTCGCCGCCGGACTCGATGCGCCGTATTCCTGCCAGGAGGGTGAGTGCGGTTCGTGCGCCTGCACTCTCACCGAGGGCAGCGTCGACATGGACAACGCCGGCGCGCTCGACCCCGAGGACATCGAGGACGGGTACATCCTCGGCTGTCAGGCGCATCCGACATCGGACACGCTGAAGATCGAATTCTGA
- the mftD gene encoding pre-mycofactocin synthase MftD (MftD, an enzyme found in the mycofactocin biosynthesis locus, performs an oxidative deamination of 3-amino-5-[(p-hydroxyphenyl)methyl]-4,4-dimethyl-2-pyrrolidinone (AHDP). The resulting compound, now called pre-mycofactocin (PMFT), is a biologically active redox cofactor that can oxidize the non-exchangeable NADH of TIGR03971 family SDR-type oxidoreductases.), protein MSANPWARNPWFETVTEAQRRAKKRLPKSVYSSLVAGTQAGVTVDDNVRAFSELGWAPHVVGAQSDREMTTTVMGEEISFPVMISPTGVQAVDPDGEVAVARAAAARGTAMGLSSFASHAVEEVTAVNDKVHFQIYWLGSRDEILARAERAKAAGAKGLIVTTDWVFNVGRDWGSPEIPEKVNLKALLRLGPEIAVKPRYALDWVKGGKINIPDLTAPNLTPQGVPGPTFFGAYGSWMSTPPPTWEDLKWLREQWDGPFMVKGITRLDDAKRAVDIGATALSVSNHGGNNLDGTPATIRLLPDIATAVGNDIEVLLDGGIRRGSDVAKALALGARAVMIGRAYLWGLAANGQAGVENVLDLLRMGLDGVLMGLGHKSVHELSAADLVVPDGFTRSFGSI, encoded by the coding sequence ATGTCTGCCAACCCCTGGGCCCGAAATCCCTGGTTCGAGACCGTCACCGAGGCGCAGCGCCGGGCCAAGAAGCGGCTGCCCAAATCGGTGTACTCGTCGCTGGTCGCCGGTACGCAGGCCGGTGTCACCGTCGACGACAACGTCCGCGCGTTCTCCGAACTGGGCTGGGCGCCGCACGTCGTCGGTGCGCAGTCCGACCGCGAGATGACGACAACGGTGATGGGAGAGGAGATCTCGTTCCCGGTGATGATCTCGCCGACGGGTGTGCAGGCCGTCGACCCGGACGGTGAGGTGGCCGTGGCCCGCGCGGCGGCCGCCCGTGGCACCGCGATGGGACTGTCGAGCTTCGCCTCGCACGCGGTCGAAGAGGTCACCGCCGTCAACGACAAGGTCCACTTCCAGATCTACTGGCTGGGCAGCCGCGACGAGATCCTCGCCCGAGCCGAGCGCGCCAAGGCGGCCGGTGCGAAAGGTCTCATCGTCACCACCGACTGGGTCTTCAACGTCGGGCGCGACTGGGGCAGCCCCGAGATCCCCGAGAAGGTCAACCTCAAGGCGCTGCTGCGCCTGGGGCCGGAGATCGCGGTCAAGCCGCGGTACGCACTCGACTGGGTCAAGGGCGGAAAGATCAACATCCCCGACCTGACCGCACCCAACCTCACACCGCAGGGGGTGCCGGGACCGACGTTCTTCGGCGCCTACGGCTCGTGGATGAGCACCCCGCCGCCCACCTGGGAAGACCTGAAGTGGTTGCGCGAGCAGTGGGATGGGCCGTTCATGGTCAAGGGCATCACCCGCCTCGACGATGCCAAGCGTGCGGTGGACATCGGCGCAACCGCACTGTCGGTGTCCAACCACGGTGGCAACAACCTCGACGGCACCCCCGCCACGATCCGCCTTCTCCCCGACATCGCGACGGCCGTGGGCAACGACATCGAGGTCCTGCTCGACGGTGGTATCCGACGCGGCAGCGATGTGGCCAAGGCGTTGGCGCTCGGGGCCCGCGCGGTCATGATCGGCCGTGCGTACCTCTGGGGTCTCGCGGCCAACGGCCAGGCCGGTGTGGAGAACGTGCTGGATCTCCTGCGCATGGGGCTCGACGGTGTGCTGATGGGTCTCGGGCACAAGAGCGTGCACGAGCTGTCGGCCGCCGACCTCGTCGTTCCCGACGGTTTCACCCGCTCGTTCGGGAGCATCTGA
- the mftA gene encoding mycofactocin precursor MftA (Mycofactocin is a small molecule electron carrier derived from the final two amino acids, Val-Tyr, of MftA, the mycofactocin precursor. It plays a role in redox homeostasis and the metabolism of alcohols and aldehydes in Actinobacteria, including Mycobacterium tuberculosis.): MADQSAATSHSSNDTELLAESLVEEVSIDGMCGVY; the protein is encoded by the coding sequence ATGGCAGATCAGTCCGCTGCGACCAGTCACAGCTCGAACGACACCGAACTCCTCGCCGAGTCACTCGTCGAAGAGGTCTCGATCGACGGGATGTGCGGGGTCTACTGA
- a CDS encoding DNA alkylation repair protein has protein sequence MTDTPTAARVRDAAAVVADPELALGQAAFFQARPGGYGEGDEFLGIRVPVQRKLAKGFRGIAPDQVVELLDSPIHEHRLIALFLLREEFERELRRGGDGKGWVDLYLDAVRRGRVNNWDLVDSSADPILGEYCRRSGELDLVLQHARDDDLWRRRVGVIATFAFIKHGDPAALLAVAPLVRDDRRDLIQKAFGWMLREVGKRVDETVLLGYLDDNAARMGRTALSYALEHRTPEERAHYRALR, from the coding sequence ATGACGGATACGCCCACCGCTGCGCGGGTGCGTGATGCGGCAGCCGTGGTGGCCGACCCGGAACTCGCGCTCGGCCAGGCCGCGTTCTTCCAGGCCCGACCGGGGGGATACGGGGAGGGCGATGAATTCCTCGGAATCCGTGTACCGGTACAACGGAAGCTCGCGAAGGGGTTCCGCGGCATCGCGCCGGATCAGGTCGTCGAGTTGCTCGACTCACCGATCCACGAGCATCGCCTGATCGCATTGTTCCTCCTGCGTGAGGAGTTCGAACGCGAGCTACGCCGCGGCGGCGACGGCAAGGGCTGGGTCGACCTCTACCTCGACGCGGTGCGCCGCGGCCGGGTGAACAACTGGGATCTCGTCGACTCGTCCGCCGATCCTATCCTCGGCGAATACTGCCGGCGCAGCGGCGAACTCGATCTCGTCCTGCAACACGCACGGGACGATGATCTGTGGCGGCGCCGGGTGGGGGTGATCGCGACCTTCGCCTTCATCAAGCACGGCGACCCGGCGGCACTGCTCGCGGTGGCGCCGCTCGTCCGCGACGACCGACGGGATCTCATCCAGAAGGCATTCGGCTGGATGCTGCGGGAGGTCGGCAAACGAGTCGACGAGACCGTCCTGCTCGGCTACCTGGACGACAACGCTGCCCGGATGGGCCGCACCGCACTGTCATACGCGCTCGAGCACCGGACCCCGGAGGAGCGTGCCCACTACCGCGCCCTCCGTTGA
- the mftR gene encoding mycofactocin system transcriptional regulator (MftR, the mycofactocin system transcriptional regulator, is an uncharacterized TetR family DNA-binding transcription factor. Its role is inferred by context. It occurs as part of the biosynthesis locus for mycofactocin, a partially characterized electron carrier derived from the terminal Val-Tyr dipeptide of the precursor peptide MftA, through a radical SAM enzyme-mediated process.): MTTKMRGDEPARTPPGRRPITSRAQISALAIRLFTTQGFEDTSVDDIAEAAGIARRTLFRYYSSKNEIPWGEFDDHLRELRTLLAGIPRETPMAQALVDALVSFNRVPAEELDNHRRRMSLLLGVPALQAHSMIVYADWRQVIAEFCATRLGVDVRDHLPQTIGWLCLGAALAAYEKWLDDPDADLETLIESGARTVADGVAALA, from the coding sequence ATGACCACGAAGATGCGCGGTGACGAGCCCGCACGTACCCCGCCGGGCCGGCGCCCCATCACGTCGCGTGCGCAGATCAGCGCACTCGCGATCCGCCTCTTCACCACCCAGGGCTTCGAGGACACCAGCGTCGACGACATCGCCGAGGCGGCCGGGATAGCCCGGCGCACACTGTTCCGGTACTACTCGTCGAAGAACGAGATCCCGTGGGGCGAGTTCGACGACCATCTCCGCGAACTACGCACCCTCCTCGCCGGCATCCCGCGCGAGACGCCGATGGCACAGGCCCTCGTCGACGCCCTCGTCTCGTTCAACCGGGTGCCCGCCGAGGAACTCGACAACCATCGCCGACGTATGTCCCTCCTCCTCGGGGTGCCTGCGCTGCAGGCACATTCGATGATCGTCTATGCCGACTGGCGTCAGGTCATCGCCGAGTTCTGCGCGACCCGGCTGGGCGTCGATGTCCGCGATCACCTGCCGCAGACCATCGGCTGGCTGTGTCTCGGTGCCGCCCTCGCCGCGTACGAGAAATGGCTCGACGACCCCGATGCCGACCTGGAGACGCTCATCGAGTCCGGCGCGCGCACCGTGGCCGACGGCGTGGCGGCCCTGGCGTGA
- the mftB gene encoding mycofactocin biosynthesis chaperone MftB (MftB, a small protein, is a peptide chaperone that assists the radical SAM enzyme MftC in performing two modifications to the C-terminal Val-Tyr dipeptide of the mycofactocin precursor peptide, MftA. MftB's role is analogous to the role of PqqD in the biosynthesis of PQQ, a cofactor that derives entirely from a Tyr and a Glu in the precursor PqqA.), translating to MSAPTSNPTSGDRSAVAGVRFDTPAEAPGFDTLEPWRLNPKVALRPEPFGALLYHFGTRKLSFLKNLTVVGIVLSLADHDSAEAALLAAGISPAQRPLYLQALTALADSGMIVPRS from the coding sequence ATGTCAGCCCCGACATCGAATCCGACCTCCGGCGACCGTTCCGCGGTCGCCGGGGTCCGGTTCGACACCCCAGCCGAGGCGCCCGGTTTCGACACGCTCGAGCCGTGGCGGCTCAATCCGAAGGTCGCTCTGCGGCCGGAACCGTTCGGCGCGCTGCTGTACCACTTCGGTACGCGCAAGCTGTCGTTCCTCAAGAACCTCACCGTCGTCGGCATCGTGCTATCGCTCGCCGACCACGACTCGGCGGAGGCCGCCCTCCTCGCCGCCGGGATCTCGCCCGCCCAACGTCCCCTGTACCTGCAGGCGCTCACCGCGCTCGCCGACAGCGGCATGATCGTGCCCCGCTCCTGA
- a CDS encoding mycofactocin-coupled SDR family oxidoreductase — MGQFDGKVVYITGIARGQGRNHAIRFAREGAAIVGLDIAGPIIDHATYPAATADDLAETIRLVEGVGGKILVRQGDTRDLAFQQQLVADAVEQFGRLDHVVANAGVLTWGKVWELSEEQFTDVVDINLVGAWKTLKATIPAMLEAANGGSITVISSVAGLKAMPMQASYSASKYGLVGLTQTTAKELGHHRIRVNSVHPYAVDTPMGVADTEAHRIFGIPWVKPHFTSILDYHPVAALDEISDAVLYLASDSAKGITAAEFQIDMGHSKV, encoded by the coding sequence ATGGGACAGTTCGACGGCAAGGTCGTCTACATCACCGGCATCGCCCGGGGTCAAGGTCGCAACCACGCGATCCGGTTCGCTCGTGAGGGGGCCGCGATCGTCGGCCTGGACATCGCGGGTCCGATCATCGACCATGCGACCTACCCCGCGGCCACCGCCGACGACCTAGCCGAGACGATCCGTCTCGTCGAGGGCGTCGGTGGGAAGATCCTTGTGCGACAGGGTGACACCCGGGACCTCGCCTTCCAGCAGCAGCTCGTGGCCGACGCCGTCGAGCAGTTCGGCCGGCTCGACCACGTGGTCGCCAACGCCGGCGTGCTGACCTGGGGCAAGGTCTGGGAGCTCAGTGAAGAACAGTTCACCGACGTCGTCGACATCAACCTCGTCGGTGCGTGGAAGACGCTGAAGGCCACCATCCCGGCGATGCTCGAAGCGGCCAACGGCGGCTCGATCACCGTGATCAGCTCGGTTGCGGGCCTGAAGGCGATGCCGATGCAGGCGTCGTACTCGGCGTCGAAGTACGGCCTCGTCGGACTGACGCAGACGACCGCCAAAGAGCTCGGGCATCACCGCATCCGGGTGAACAGCGTGCACCCGTACGCGGTCGACACCCCGATGGGTGTGGCTGACACCGAGGCCCACCGGATCTTCGGAATCCCCTGGGTCAAACCGCATTTCACGTCGATCCTCGACTACCATCCGGTCGCCGCGCTCGACGAGATCTCCGACGCCGTCCTCTACCTCGCGTCCGACAGTGCCAAGGGGATCACCGCGGCCGAGTTCCAGATCGACATGGGGCATTCGAAGGTCTGA